A window of bacterium contains these coding sequences:
- a CDS encoding carbohydrate binding family 9 domain-containing protein, with the protein MKLISFILLNAVFLSLSLFAEDSIQIPPRITNPPRIDGNLDEEVWKGALVVSDFKQRLPREGSTPTEQTDMLILYTERSLFLGFRAYDSQPQKIVATVMKRDDFDLVQNDQLAFAIDSYNDGRNGYWFSTNPLGARVDAQFANEGDLWEPNWNGIWECKSQITDQGWIAEVEVPFSTLRFHKASINIMGINFFRRIIRTNEQIFAPLIPLQLSNGTPNVSAARKYRFEAIQSGDHLFVKPYALSGFSAETGNTEAEKDAGLDIRYQLTNNLISNFSANMDFAEADVDDRQVNLTRFRLFFPEKREFFLESAGNFQFGIPGETEIFFSRRIGLSEDGTETVPILFGAKLTGKINRLDIGALNVQTRSDSGFPADNFAVLRLKAGISCRSYIGSILTNRSTDGLSSKQTLGVDINIHLWNEIFLTGFATGNHSSQDGMSFSDSTAFDLNLSRSGERTSFRIRYSDIDAGFDPAIGFVQRPDTRRLSGNLFLPYYTKSGPLLSLTPGYELIREEDHAGTQTLLFHEASIKALFQSEDQFRFFASRNEELVPVEFPIFRTITVPAGNYLDTRFGMEISTKPGRNISGTLSVSHGGFYDGSRLELSPSILWKISEHLTVSQNFVSNFVGLDQEDFHIYLSRTRISYSLNTSLSSSAVLQYDNSSQEFGLNWRAGYLFKEGTELFIVYNEIMDRATYTDLPVRRDRSLLIKFTYLLRI; encoded by the coding sequence GTGAAACTGATCTCGTTCATTCTGTTGAATGCGGTGTTTCTCTCGCTTTCTCTTTTTGCGGAGGATTCCATTCAAATTCCTCCACGGATAACAAATCCACCGAGAATCGATGGCAATTTGGATGAGGAGGTATGGAAGGGGGCGTTGGTTGTTTCGGATTTCAAACAAAGACTTCCAAGGGAAGGTTCGACCCCTACGGAACAAACGGACATGCTGATTTTGTACACCGAAAGATCTCTTTTTCTGGGCTTTCGAGCTTACGATAGCCAACCTCAAAAAATCGTCGCCACCGTGATGAAACGGGACGACTTCGATCTCGTTCAAAACGACCAGCTGGCTTTCGCCATCGACTCGTACAACGATGGAAGAAACGGTTACTGGTTTTCGACAAATCCTCTGGGAGCTCGCGTGGATGCTCAATTTGCAAATGAAGGCGACCTGTGGGAACCCAACTGGAACGGGATTTGGGAATGCAAGAGCCAAATCACCGATCAGGGGTGGATTGCAGAAGTTGAGGTTCCCTTTTCAACGCTTCGTTTTCACAAAGCAAGCATAAACATCATGGGAATTAATTTCTTCCGGCGGATAATTCGGACCAATGAACAGATCTTTGCGCCGTTGATTCCGCTGCAATTATCGAACGGGACACCGAACGTCTCCGCAGCAAGAAAGTATCGATTCGAAGCAATACAGAGCGGAGATCATTTGTTCGTCAAACCATACGCTCTCAGCGGCTTTTCAGCGGAAACAGGAAATACGGAAGCTGAAAAAGATGCTGGCCTGGATATCAGGTATCAGTTGACAAACAATTTGATTTCCAACTTCTCAGCAAACATGGATTTTGCGGAAGCGGATGTTGACGACCGGCAGGTAAATTTGACTCGATTCCGGCTCTTTTTTCCGGAAAAGCGAGAATTCTTTCTGGAAAGCGCCGGCAATTTTCAATTTGGAATTCCGGGAGAAACCGAGATCTTTTTTAGCAGAAGGATCGGCCTTTCGGAAGACGGAACAGAAACAGTCCCGATTCTTTTTGGCGCAAAGCTCACCGGAAAAATCAACCGTCTGGATATCGGCGCGTTGAATGTTCAGACACGTTCAGACTCTGGCTTTCCCGCAGACAATTTCGCTGTTCTCCGTTTGAAAGCTGGAATCAGTTGCCGATCCTATATCGGCAGCATCTTAACAAATCGCTCCACCGACGGACTTTCTTCCAAACAGACCTTAGGAGTGGACATCAATATTCATTTGTGGAACGAAATTTTCTTGACTGGCTTCGCGACAGGAAATCATTCTTCCCAGGACGGTATGAGTTTTTCCGATTCTACAGCCTTCGATTTGAATCTTTCACGAAGTGGCGAACGAACCTCCTTCCGAATTCGTTACTCGGACATTGATGCAGGCTTTGATCCTGCAATCGGATTTGTGCAGAGACCCGACACGCGCCGCCTGTCCGGCAACCTCTTTCTTCCCTACTACACAAAATCAGGACCCTTGCTAAGTCTTACGCCCGGCTATGAACTAATCCGTGAAGAAGACCATGCAGGCACGCAGACTCTTCTGTTCCATGAAGCTTCGATAAAAGCGCTTTTTCAAAGCGAGGATCAATTCCGATTTTTTGCAAGCCGGAATGAAGAACTTGTTCCCGTAGAATTTCCAATCTTTCGAACCATTACAGTGCCTGCGGGAAATTATCTCGACACGCGCTTTGGAATGGAGATCTCGACGAAACCTGGAAGGAACATTTCAGGCACTCTGTCCGTTTCTCATGGAGGTTTCTATGACGGTTCCCGTCTTGAACTCAGCCCTTCCATCCTTTGGAAAATCAGTGAACACCTGACCGTTTCTCAAAATTTTGTTTCAAACTTTGTTGGATTGGATCAAGAGGACTTTCACATTTATCTGTCACGGACCCGAATCAGCTATTCGCTGAACACAAGTCTTTCCTCATCGGCAGTTCTTCAGTACGATAATTCTTCCCAGGAGTTTGGATTGAACTGGCGCGCTGGCTATCTCTTCAAGGAAGGGACTGAGCTGTTTATCGTCTACAACGAAATCATGGATAGAGCCACTTACACTGACCTTCCTGTTCGCAGGGACAGATCACTTCTGATCAAATTCACGTACCTTCTCAGGATCTAG